The following are encoded in a window of Pan troglodytes isolate AG18354 chromosome 4, NHGRI_mPanTro3-v2.0_pri, whole genome shotgun sequence genomic DNA:
- the MRPS30 gene encoding large ribosomal subunit protein mL65 → MAAARCWRPLLRGPRLSLHIAANAAATATETTCQDVAATPVARYPPIVASMTADSKAARLRRIERWQATVHAAESVDEKLRILTKMQFMKYMVYPQTFALNADRWYQYFTKTVFLSGLPPPPAEPEPEPEPEPEPALDLAALRAVACDCLLQEHFYLRRRRRVHRYEESEVISLPFLDQLVSTLVGLLSPHNPALAAAALDYRCPVHFYWVRGEEIIPRGHRRGRIDDLRYQIDDKPNNQIRISKQLAEFVPLDYSVPIEIPTIKCKPDKLPLFKRQYENHIFVGSKTADPCCYGHTQFHLLPDKLRRERLLRQNCADQIEVVFRANAIASLFAWTGAQAMYQGFWSEADVTRPFVSQAVITDGKYFSFFCYQLNTLALTTQADQNNPRKNICWGTQSKPLYETIEDNDVKGFNDDVLLQIVHFLLNRPKEEKSQLLEN, encoded by the exons ATGGCGGCGGCCAGGTGTTGGAGGCCTTTGCTACGCGGTCCGAGGCTTTCATTGCACATCGCGGCTAATGCCGCCGCCACGGCTACAGAAACGACCTGCCAAGACGTCGCGGCGACCCCCGTCGCGCGGTACCCGCCGATTGTGGCCTCCATGACAGCCGACAGCAAGGCTGCACGGCTGCGGCGGATCGAGCGCTGGCAGGCGACGGTGCACGCTGCGGAGTCGGTAGACGAGAAGCTGCGAATCCTCACCAAGATGCAGTTTATGAAGTACATGGTTTACCCGCAGACCTTCGCGCTGAATGCCGACCGCTGGTACCAGTACTTCACCAAGACCGTGTTCCTGTCGGGTCTGCCGCCGCCCCCAGCGGAGCCCGAGCCCGAGCCCGAACCCGAACCTGAACCTGCGCTGGACCTCGCGGCGCTGCGTGCGGTCGCCTGCGACTGCCTGCTGCAGGAGCACTTCTACCTGCGGCGCAGGCGGCGCGTGCACCGTTACGAGGAGAGCGAGGTCATATCTTTGCCCTTCCTGGATCAGCTGGTGTCAACCCTCGTGGGCCTCCTCAGCCCACACAACCCGGCCCTGGCCGCTGCCGCCCTCG ATTATAGATGCCCAGTTCATTTTTACTGGGTGCGTGGTGAAGAAATTATTCCTCGTGGTCATCGAAGAGGTCGAATTGATGACTTGCGATACCAGATAGATGATAAACCAAACAACCAGATTCGAATATCCAAGCAACTTGCAGAG tttgtGCCATTGGATTATTCTGTTCCTATAGAAATCCCCACTATAAAATGTAAACCAGACAAACTTCCATTATTCAAACGGCAGTATGAAAACCACATATTTGTTG GCTCAAAAACTGCAGATCCTTGCTGTTATGGTCACACCCAGTTTCATCTGTTACCTGACAAATTAAGAAGGGAAAGGCTTTTGAGACAAAACTGTGCTGATCAGATAGAAGTTGTTTTTAGAGCTAATGCTATTGCAAGCCTTTTTGCTTGGACTGGAGCACAAGCTATGTATCAAG GATTCTGGAGTGAAGCAGATGTTACTCGAccttttgtctcccaggctgtgatcacagatggaaaatacttttcctttttctgctaCCAGCTAAATACTTTGGCACTGACTACACAAGCTGATCAAAATAACCCTCGTAAAAATATATGTTGGGGTACACAAAGTAAGCCTCTTTATGAAACAATTGAGGATAATGATGTGAAAGGTTTTAATGATGATGTTCTACTTCAGATAGTTCACTTTCTACTGAATagaccaaaagaagaaaaatcacagctGTTGGAAAACTGA